The Dromaius novaehollandiae isolate bDroNov1 chromosome 5, bDroNov1.hap1, whole genome shotgun sequence genome window below encodes:
- the ANO5 gene encoding anoctamin-5 isoform X1 → MSRLGRKADETLIEMALTSDDDIVTLTNFKPWRSEGEECNGPLCETVSTTGSEIPSSSEGLNSTETTLLIPDHQVIDKRHESKDSIFFRDGIRRIDFVLSYVDDLNKEWEKKLERRKEFENNLQKAGLELETEDKKESEDGKIYFVKIHAPWEVLITYAEVLNIKVPIKENDIPSTVENPLDCMLTPFRLPEKVMHPEPDYFTAPFSKEKQELYLINDESTFFSPSMRNRIVYYILTRCPYGTEEGKKKFGIKRLLNNGTYSAAYPLHDCQYWKKANDPNCDSERYTLYMEWARFLRFYKEQPLDLIRKYYGEKIGIYFAWLGFYTEMLFLAAVVGLICFLYGLFTMDENMSSKEICDPAIGGEIIMCPLCDRECDYWKLNTTCASSEYSHLFDNVATLFFAIFMGIWVTLFLEFWKRRQARLKYEWDLVDFEEEQQQLQLRPEYEAKCTQKKKNPVTQEMEPYLPLTSQAVRFCISGTTVLFWVSLIIASMIAVIVYRLAVYAAFASLMENTQTLEPISGLLTPQLATSVTASCLNFVIIMILNFLYERIAIWITDMEIPRTHLEYENRLTMKMFLFQFVNYYSSCFYVAFFKGKFVGYPGAYTYMFNRWRNEECDPAGCLIELTTQLTIVMAGKQIWGNIQEAIVPWICNWWGRRKARSNPENLYSRWEQDHDLQIFGALGLFYEYLEMVIQFGFITLFVASFPLAPLLALMNNILEIRVDSWKLTTQYRRPVAAKAHSIGVWQEILNGMAILSVVTNAFIVAFTSDMIPRLVYYYAYSANEDSPMSGYINNSLSVFQISDFPDRNKPKVNPDNFVICRYRDYRYPPDHERKYLHTMQFWHILAAKMAFIIIMEHVVFIVKFFVAWMIPDVPADVKAKIKREKYLTQKILHEYELEKLKEKLCRGDTQATEKEFIATEGKVELSRAM, encoded by the exons GAGAAGAATGCAATGGACCTCTATGTGAAACTGTTTCAACAACAGGATCTGAAATCCCAAGCAGCTCTGAG GGCCTAAACAGCACTGAGACTACTTTACTCATCCCTGATCATCAAGTG ATTGACAAAAGACATGAAAGCAAAGATTCTATTTTCTTCAGGGATGGTATCCGTCGAATCGATTTTGTTCTCTCCTATGTGGACGATCTTAataaagaatgggaaaaaaagttg gaaagaagaaaagaatttgagAACAATCTGCAAAAGGCTGGTTTGGAACTAGAAACAGAAGACAagaag GAGTCTGAAGATGGCAAAATTTATTTTGTGAAGATCCATGCCCCGTGGGAGGTTCTGATCACGTATGCAGAAGTGCTGAACATTAAAGTTCCCATCAAGGAAAATGATATTCCTTCGACGGTGGAGAACCCCTTGGATTGTATGCTTACGCCATTCAGGCTTCCTGAGAAGGTGATGCACCCTGAACCAGATTATTTCACTGCACCGTTCAGCAAGGAGAAGCAGGAGTTGTACCTCATTAATGATGAGAGCACTTTCTTCTCACCGTCCATGAGAAACAGAATA GTTTATTATATTTTAACACGTTGCCCATATGGaacagaagaagggaagaaaaagtttGGGATTAAAAGACTGCTAAATAATGGCACCTATTCAGCTGCATATCCTCTTCATGAT TGCCAgtactggaaaaaggcaaatgatCCGAACTGTGACAGTGAGAGATACACGCTGTACATGGAGTGGGCCCGTTTCTTACGATTCTACAAAGAACAGCCTTTGGATCTCATCAG GAAGTACTATGGCGAGAAGATTGGAATCTATTTTGCCTGGCTAGGATTTTACACTGAGATGTTATTCCTTGCAGCAGTTGTTGGGTTAATCTGTTTTCTCTACGGCTTGTTTACAATGGATGAAAATATGAGCAG caAAGAAATCTGTGACCCTGCAATTGGAGGAGAGATCATCATGTGCCCTCTATGTGACCGAGAGTGTGACTACTGGAAACTAAACACCACCTGTGCATCTTCAGAG TATTCCCATTTGTTTGATAACGTGGCAactcttttttttgccattttcatgGGCATATGGG TTACTCTTTTCTTGGAGTTCTGGAAGAGACGGCAAGCTAGACTGAAATATGAGTGGGACTTGGTTGATTTTgaagaagaacagcagcagctccagctgaggCCTGAGTATGAAGCCAAATGTACCCAAAAGAAGAAGAACCCTGTAACTCAG GAGATGGAGCCTTATTTGCCTCTAACTAGCCAGGCTGTTCGGTTCTGCATCTCAGGAACTACAGTGTTGTTCTGG GTATCTCTGATTATAGCTAGCATGATAGCTGTGATTGTGTATCGTCTTGCAGTGTATGCTGCCTTTGCCAGCCTCATGGAGAATACTCAGACTTTAGAACCCATCAGTGGATTACTGACACCTCAGCTGGCAACTTCAGTCACAGCCTCATGCCTGAATTTTGTCATCATCATGATACTTAATTTCTTGTATGAGAGAATAGCTATCTGGATTACTGATATGG AGATTCCCAGAACTCATCTGGAGTACGAGAACAGGCTCActatgaaaatgtttctgttccAGTTTGTCAACTACTATTCATCCTGCTTCTACGTGGCCTTCTTCAAGGGGAAGTTTGTTGGTTATCCAGGTGCATACACATACATGTTTAATCGCTGGCGAAATGAAGAG TGTGATCCTGCAGGCTGCTTGATAGAATTGACGACACAGCTCACCATAGTCATGGCTGGCAAACAGATCTGGGGAAATATCCAAGAGGCCATTGTACC CTGGATTTGCAACTGGTGGGGACGCCGGAAAGCAAGAAGTAATCCAGAAAATTTATACAGTCGCTGGGAGCAGGACCATGATCTGCAAATATTTGGAGCCTTGGGCCTATTCTATGAATATCTAGAAATGG tAATTCAGTTTGGATTTATTACTCTCTTTGTGGCCTCCTTTCCTCTGGCTCCCCTTCTTGCTCTGATGAATAATATTTTGGAGATCCGAGTAGACTCCTGGAAGTTGACCACTCAGTACAGGAGACCTGTTGCTGCCAAAGCACACAGCATAGGAGTTTGGCAAGAAATCCTGAACGGAATGGCCATCTTGTCTGTTGTCACTAAC gcttttattGTTGCATTCACATCAGATATGATTCCTCGTTTAGTTTACTACTATGCATATTCTGCAAACGAAGACTCACCTATGTCTGGATACATAAACAATAGTTTGTCAGTGTTTCAAATCTCAGATTTTCCTGACAGAAACAAGCCGAAAGTGAATCCAGATAATTTTGTCATATGCAG GTACAGAGACTATCGATATCCTCCAGATCATGAGAGGAAATATTTACACACTATGCAGTTCTGGCACATTCTTGCTGCAAAAATGGCCTTTATAATTATTATGGAG CATGTTGTATTCATCGTCAAATTCTTTGTAGCATGGATGATTCCTGATGTCCCTGCAGACGTGAAAGCCAAAATAAAACGTGAAAAGTACTTAACACAGAAAATCCTACATGAGTATGAACTTGAAAAACTGAAGGAGAAGCTGTGTCGAGGTGATACACAAGCCACGGAAAAGGAGTTCATTGCCACAGAAGGGAAAGTGGAGTTATCCAGAGCAATGTAG
- the ANO5 gene encoding anoctamin-5 isoform X3, with product MSRLGRKADETLIEMALTSDGEECNGPLCETVSTTGSEIPSSSEGLNSTETTLLIPDHQVIDKRHESKDSIFFRDGIRRIDFVLSYVDDLNKEWEKKLERRKEFENNLQKAGLELETEDKKESEDGKIYFVKIHAPWEVLITYAEVLNIKVPIKENDIPSTVENPLDCMLTPFRLPEKVMHPEPDYFTAPFSKEKQELYLINDESTFFSPSMRNRIVYYILTRCPYGTEEGKKKFGIKRLLNNGTYSAAYPLHDCQYWKKANDPNCDSERYTLYMEWARFLRFYKEQPLDLIRKYYGEKIGIYFAWLGFYTEMLFLAAVVGLICFLYGLFTMDENMSSKEICDPAIGGEIIMCPLCDRECDYWKLNTTCASSEYSHLFDNVATLFFAIFMGIWVTLFLEFWKRRQARLKYEWDLVDFEEEQQQLQLRPEYEAKCTQKKKNPVTQEMEPYLPLTSQAVRFCISGTTVLFWVSLIIASMIAVIVYRLAVYAAFASLMENTQTLEPISGLLTPQLATSVTASCLNFVIIMILNFLYERIAIWITDMEIPRTHLEYENRLTMKMFLFQFVNYYSSCFYVAFFKGKFVGYPGAYTYMFNRWRNEECDPAGCLIELTTQLTIVMAGKQIWGNIQEAIVPWICNWWGRRKARSNPENLYSRWEQDHDLQIFGALGLFYEYLEMVIQFGFITLFVASFPLAPLLALMNNILEIRVDSWKLTTQYRRPVAAKAHSIGVWQEILNGMAILSVVTNAFIVAFTSDMIPRLVYYYAYSANEDSPMSGYINNSLSVFQISDFPDRNKPKVNPDNFVICRYRDYRYPPDHERKYLHTMQFWHILAAKMAFIIIMEHVVFIVKFFVAWMIPDVPADVKAKIKREKYLTQKILHEYELEKLKEKLCRGDTQATEKEFIATEGKVELSRAM from the exons GAGAAGAATGCAATGGACCTCTATGTGAAACTGTTTCAACAACAGGATCTGAAATCCCAAGCAGCTCTGAG GGCCTAAACAGCACTGAGACTACTTTACTCATCCCTGATCATCAAGTG ATTGACAAAAGACATGAAAGCAAAGATTCTATTTTCTTCAGGGATGGTATCCGTCGAATCGATTTTGTTCTCTCCTATGTGGACGATCTTAataaagaatgggaaaaaaagttg gaaagaagaaaagaatttgagAACAATCTGCAAAAGGCTGGTTTGGAACTAGAAACAGAAGACAagaag GAGTCTGAAGATGGCAAAATTTATTTTGTGAAGATCCATGCCCCGTGGGAGGTTCTGATCACGTATGCAGAAGTGCTGAACATTAAAGTTCCCATCAAGGAAAATGATATTCCTTCGACGGTGGAGAACCCCTTGGATTGTATGCTTACGCCATTCAGGCTTCCTGAGAAGGTGATGCACCCTGAACCAGATTATTTCACTGCACCGTTCAGCAAGGAGAAGCAGGAGTTGTACCTCATTAATGATGAGAGCACTTTCTTCTCACCGTCCATGAGAAACAGAATA GTTTATTATATTTTAACACGTTGCCCATATGGaacagaagaagggaagaaaaagtttGGGATTAAAAGACTGCTAAATAATGGCACCTATTCAGCTGCATATCCTCTTCATGAT TGCCAgtactggaaaaaggcaaatgatCCGAACTGTGACAGTGAGAGATACACGCTGTACATGGAGTGGGCCCGTTTCTTACGATTCTACAAAGAACAGCCTTTGGATCTCATCAG GAAGTACTATGGCGAGAAGATTGGAATCTATTTTGCCTGGCTAGGATTTTACACTGAGATGTTATTCCTTGCAGCAGTTGTTGGGTTAATCTGTTTTCTCTACGGCTTGTTTACAATGGATGAAAATATGAGCAG caAAGAAATCTGTGACCCTGCAATTGGAGGAGAGATCATCATGTGCCCTCTATGTGACCGAGAGTGTGACTACTGGAAACTAAACACCACCTGTGCATCTTCAGAG TATTCCCATTTGTTTGATAACGTGGCAactcttttttttgccattttcatgGGCATATGGG TTACTCTTTTCTTGGAGTTCTGGAAGAGACGGCAAGCTAGACTGAAATATGAGTGGGACTTGGTTGATTTTgaagaagaacagcagcagctccagctgaggCCTGAGTATGAAGCCAAATGTACCCAAAAGAAGAAGAACCCTGTAACTCAG GAGATGGAGCCTTATTTGCCTCTAACTAGCCAGGCTGTTCGGTTCTGCATCTCAGGAACTACAGTGTTGTTCTGG GTATCTCTGATTATAGCTAGCATGATAGCTGTGATTGTGTATCGTCTTGCAGTGTATGCTGCCTTTGCCAGCCTCATGGAGAATACTCAGACTTTAGAACCCATCAGTGGATTACTGACACCTCAGCTGGCAACTTCAGTCACAGCCTCATGCCTGAATTTTGTCATCATCATGATACTTAATTTCTTGTATGAGAGAATAGCTATCTGGATTACTGATATGG AGATTCCCAGAACTCATCTGGAGTACGAGAACAGGCTCActatgaaaatgtttctgttccAGTTTGTCAACTACTATTCATCCTGCTTCTACGTGGCCTTCTTCAAGGGGAAGTTTGTTGGTTATCCAGGTGCATACACATACATGTTTAATCGCTGGCGAAATGAAGAG TGTGATCCTGCAGGCTGCTTGATAGAATTGACGACACAGCTCACCATAGTCATGGCTGGCAAACAGATCTGGGGAAATATCCAAGAGGCCATTGTACC CTGGATTTGCAACTGGTGGGGACGCCGGAAAGCAAGAAGTAATCCAGAAAATTTATACAGTCGCTGGGAGCAGGACCATGATCTGCAAATATTTGGAGCCTTGGGCCTATTCTATGAATATCTAGAAATGG tAATTCAGTTTGGATTTATTACTCTCTTTGTGGCCTCCTTTCCTCTGGCTCCCCTTCTTGCTCTGATGAATAATATTTTGGAGATCCGAGTAGACTCCTGGAAGTTGACCACTCAGTACAGGAGACCTGTTGCTGCCAAAGCACACAGCATAGGAGTTTGGCAAGAAATCCTGAACGGAATGGCCATCTTGTCTGTTGTCACTAAC gcttttattGTTGCATTCACATCAGATATGATTCCTCGTTTAGTTTACTACTATGCATATTCTGCAAACGAAGACTCACCTATGTCTGGATACATAAACAATAGTTTGTCAGTGTTTCAAATCTCAGATTTTCCTGACAGAAACAAGCCGAAAGTGAATCCAGATAATTTTGTCATATGCAG GTACAGAGACTATCGATATCCTCCAGATCATGAGAGGAAATATTTACACACTATGCAGTTCTGGCACATTCTTGCTGCAAAAATGGCCTTTATAATTATTATGGAG CATGTTGTATTCATCGTCAAATTCTTTGTAGCATGGATGATTCCTGATGTCCCTGCAGACGTGAAAGCCAAAATAAAACGTGAAAAGTACTTAACACAGAAAATCCTACATGAGTATGAACTTGAAAAACTGAAGGAGAAGCTGTGTCGAGGTGATACACAAGCCACGGAAAAGGAGTTCATTGCCACAGAAGGGAAAGTGGAGTTATCCAGAGCAATGTAG
- the ANO5 gene encoding anoctamin-5 isoform X7 — MSRLGRKADETLIEMALTSDDDIVTLTNFKPWRSEGEECNGPLCETVSTTGSEIPSSSEERRKEFENNLQKAGLELETEDKKESEDGKIYFVKIHAPWEVLITYAEVLNIKVPIKENDIPSTVENPLDCMLTPFRLPEKVMHPEPDYFTAPFSKEKQELYLINDESTFFSPSMRNRIVYYILTRCPYGTEEGKKKFGIKRLLNNGTYSAAYPLHDCQYWKKANDPNCDSERYTLYMEWARFLRFYKEQPLDLIRKYYGEKIGIYFAWLGFYTEMLFLAAVVGLICFLYGLFTMDENMSSKEICDPAIGGEIIMCPLCDRECDYWKLNTTCASSEYSHLFDNVATLFFAIFMGIWVTLFLEFWKRRQARLKYEWDLVDFEEEQQQLQLRPEYEAKCTQKKKNPVTQEMEPYLPLTSQAVRFCISGTTVLFWVSLIIASMIAVIVYRLAVYAAFASLMENTQTLEPISGLLTPQLATSVTASCLNFVIIMILNFLYERIAIWITDMEIPRTHLEYENRLTMKMFLFQFVNYYSSCFYVAFFKGKFVGYPGAYTYMFNRWRNEECDPAGCLIELTTQLTIVMAGKQIWGNIQEAIVPWICNWWGRRKARSNPENLYSRWEQDHDLQIFGALGLFYEYLEMVIQFGFITLFVASFPLAPLLALMNNILEIRVDSWKLTTQYRRPVAAKAHSIGVWQEILNGMAILSVVTNAFIVAFTSDMIPRLVYYYAYSANEDSPMSGYINNSLSVFQISDFPDRNKPKVNPDNFVICRYRDYRYPPDHERKYLHTMQFWHILAAKMAFIIIMEHVVFIVKFFVAWMIPDVPADVKAKIKREKYLTQKILHEYELEKLKEKLCRGDTQATEKEFIATEGKVELSRAM, encoded by the exons GAGAAGAATGCAATGGACCTCTATGTGAAACTGTTTCAACAACAGGATCTGAAATCCCAAGCAGCTCTGAG gaaagaagaaaagaatttgagAACAATCTGCAAAAGGCTGGTTTGGAACTAGAAACAGAAGACAagaag GAGTCTGAAGATGGCAAAATTTATTTTGTGAAGATCCATGCCCCGTGGGAGGTTCTGATCACGTATGCAGAAGTGCTGAACATTAAAGTTCCCATCAAGGAAAATGATATTCCTTCGACGGTGGAGAACCCCTTGGATTGTATGCTTACGCCATTCAGGCTTCCTGAGAAGGTGATGCACCCTGAACCAGATTATTTCACTGCACCGTTCAGCAAGGAGAAGCAGGAGTTGTACCTCATTAATGATGAGAGCACTTTCTTCTCACCGTCCATGAGAAACAGAATA GTTTATTATATTTTAACACGTTGCCCATATGGaacagaagaagggaagaaaaagtttGGGATTAAAAGACTGCTAAATAATGGCACCTATTCAGCTGCATATCCTCTTCATGAT TGCCAgtactggaaaaaggcaaatgatCCGAACTGTGACAGTGAGAGATACACGCTGTACATGGAGTGGGCCCGTTTCTTACGATTCTACAAAGAACAGCCTTTGGATCTCATCAG GAAGTACTATGGCGAGAAGATTGGAATCTATTTTGCCTGGCTAGGATTTTACACTGAGATGTTATTCCTTGCAGCAGTTGTTGGGTTAATCTGTTTTCTCTACGGCTTGTTTACAATGGATGAAAATATGAGCAG caAAGAAATCTGTGACCCTGCAATTGGAGGAGAGATCATCATGTGCCCTCTATGTGACCGAGAGTGTGACTACTGGAAACTAAACACCACCTGTGCATCTTCAGAG TATTCCCATTTGTTTGATAACGTGGCAactcttttttttgccattttcatgGGCATATGGG TTACTCTTTTCTTGGAGTTCTGGAAGAGACGGCAAGCTAGACTGAAATATGAGTGGGACTTGGTTGATTTTgaagaagaacagcagcagctccagctgaggCCTGAGTATGAAGCCAAATGTACCCAAAAGAAGAAGAACCCTGTAACTCAG GAGATGGAGCCTTATTTGCCTCTAACTAGCCAGGCTGTTCGGTTCTGCATCTCAGGAACTACAGTGTTGTTCTGG GTATCTCTGATTATAGCTAGCATGATAGCTGTGATTGTGTATCGTCTTGCAGTGTATGCTGCCTTTGCCAGCCTCATGGAGAATACTCAGACTTTAGAACCCATCAGTGGATTACTGACACCTCAGCTGGCAACTTCAGTCACAGCCTCATGCCTGAATTTTGTCATCATCATGATACTTAATTTCTTGTATGAGAGAATAGCTATCTGGATTACTGATATGG AGATTCCCAGAACTCATCTGGAGTACGAGAACAGGCTCActatgaaaatgtttctgttccAGTTTGTCAACTACTATTCATCCTGCTTCTACGTGGCCTTCTTCAAGGGGAAGTTTGTTGGTTATCCAGGTGCATACACATACATGTTTAATCGCTGGCGAAATGAAGAG TGTGATCCTGCAGGCTGCTTGATAGAATTGACGACACAGCTCACCATAGTCATGGCTGGCAAACAGATCTGGGGAAATATCCAAGAGGCCATTGTACC CTGGATTTGCAACTGGTGGGGACGCCGGAAAGCAAGAAGTAATCCAGAAAATTTATACAGTCGCTGGGAGCAGGACCATGATCTGCAAATATTTGGAGCCTTGGGCCTATTCTATGAATATCTAGAAATGG tAATTCAGTTTGGATTTATTACTCTCTTTGTGGCCTCCTTTCCTCTGGCTCCCCTTCTTGCTCTGATGAATAATATTTTGGAGATCCGAGTAGACTCCTGGAAGTTGACCACTCAGTACAGGAGACCTGTTGCTGCCAAAGCACACAGCATAGGAGTTTGGCAAGAAATCCTGAACGGAATGGCCATCTTGTCTGTTGTCACTAAC gcttttattGTTGCATTCACATCAGATATGATTCCTCGTTTAGTTTACTACTATGCATATTCTGCAAACGAAGACTCACCTATGTCTGGATACATAAACAATAGTTTGTCAGTGTTTCAAATCTCAGATTTTCCTGACAGAAACAAGCCGAAAGTGAATCCAGATAATTTTGTCATATGCAG GTACAGAGACTATCGATATCCTCCAGATCATGAGAGGAAATATTTACACACTATGCAGTTCTGGCACATTCTTGCTGCAAAAATGGCCTTTATAATTATTATGGAG CATGTTGTATTCATCGTCAAATTCTTTGTAGCATGGATGATTCCTGATGTCCCTGCAGACGTGAAAGCCAAAATAAAACGTGAAAAGTACTTAACACAGAAAATCCTACATGAGTATGAACTTGAAAAACTGAAGGAGAAGCTGTGTCGAGGTGATACACAAGCCACGGAAAAGGAGTTCATTGCCACAGAAGGGAAAGTGGAGTTATCCAGAGCAATGTAG
- the ANO5 gene encoding anoctamin-5 isoform X4: MSRLGRKADETLIEMALTSDDDIVTLTNFKPWRSEGEECNGPLCETVSTTGSEIPSSSEIDKRHESKDSIFFRDGIRRIDFVLSYVDDLNKEWEKKLERRKEFENNLQKAGLELETEDKKESEDGKIYFVKIHAPWEVLITYAEVLNIKVPIKENDIPSTVENPLDCMLTPFRLPEKVMHPEPDYFTAPFSKEKQELYLINDESTFFSPSMRNRIVYYILTRCPYGTEEGKKKFGIKRLLNNGTYSAAYPLHDCQYWKKANDPNCDSERYTLYMEWARFLRFYKEQPLDLIRKYYGEKIGIYFAWLGFYTEMLFLAAVVGLICFLYGLFTMDENMSSKEICDPAIGGEIIMCPLCDRECDYWKLNTTCASSEYSHLFDNVATLFFAIFMGIWVTLFLEFWKRRQARLKYEWDLVDFEEEQQQLQLRPEYEAKCTQKKKNPVTQEMEPYLPLTSQAVRFCISGTTVLFWVSLIIASMIAVIVYRLAVYAAFASLMENTQTLEPISGLLTPQLATSVTASCLNFVIIMILNFLYERIAIWITDMEIPRTHLEYENRLTMKMFLFQFVNYYSSCFYVAFFKGKFVGYPGAYTYMFNRWRNEECDPAGCLIELTTQLTIVMAGKQIWGNIQEAIVPWICNWWGRRKARSNPENLYSRWEQDHDLQIFGALGLFYEYLEMVIQFGFITLFVASFPLAPLLALMNNILEIRVDSWKLTTQYRRPVAAKAHSIGVWQEILNGMAILSVVTNAFIVAFTSDMIPRLVYYYAYSANEDSPMSGYINNSLSVFQISDFPDRNKPKVNPDNFVICRYRDYRYPPDHERKYLHTMQFWHILAAKMAFIIIMEHVVFIVKFFVAWMIPDVPADVKAKIKREKYLTQKILHEYELEKLKEKLCRGDTQATEKEFIATEGKVELSRAM; this comes from the exons GAGAAGAATGCAATGGACCTCTATGTGAAACTGTTTCAACAACAGGATCTGAAATCCCAAGCAGCTCTGAG ATTGACAAAAGACATGAAAGCAAAGATTCTATTTTCTTCAGGGATGGTATCCGTCGAATCGATTTTGTTCTCTCCTATGTGGACGATCTTAataaagaatgggaaaaaaagttg gaaagaagaaaagaatttgagAACAATCTGCAAAAGGCTGGTTTGGAACTAGAAACAGAAGACAagaag GAGTCTGAAGATGGCAAAATTTATTTTGTGAAGATCCATGCCCCGTGGGAGGTTCTGATCACGTATGCAGAAGTGCTGAACATTAAAGTTCCCATCAAGGAAAATGATATTCCTTCGACGGTGGAGAACCCCTTGGATTGTATGCTTACGCCATTCAGGCTTCCTGAGAAGGTGATGCACCCTGAACCAGATTATTTCACTGCACCGTTCAGCAAGGAGAAGCAGGAGTTGTACCTCATTAATGATGAGAGCACTTTCTTCTCACCGTCCATGAGAAACAGAATA GTTTATTATATTTTAACACGTTGCCCATATGGaacagaagaagggaagaaaaagtttGGGATTAAAAGACTGCTAAATAATGGCACCTATTCAGCTGCATATCCTCTTCATGAT TGCCAgtactggaaaaaggcaaatgatCCGAACTGTGACAGTGAGAGATACACGCTGTACATGGAGTGGGCCCGTTTCTTACGATTCTACAAAGAACAGCCTTTGGATCTCATCAG GAAGTACTATGGCGAGAAGATTGGAATCTATTTTGCCTGGCTAGGATTTTACACTGAGATGTTATTCCTTGCAGCAGTTGTTGGGTTAATCTGTTTTCTCTACGGCTTGTTTACAATGGATGAAAATATGAGCAG caAAGAAATCTGTGACCCTGCAATTGGAGGAGAGATCATCATGTGCCCTCTATGTGACCGAGAGTGTGACTACTGGAAACTAAACACCACCTGTGCATCTTCAGAG TATTCCCATTTGTTTGATAACGTGGCAactcttttttttgccattttcatgGGCATATGGG TTACTCTTTTCTTGGAGTTCTGGAAGAGACGGCAAGCTAGACTGAAATATGAGTGGGACTTGGTTGATTTTgaagaagaacagcagcagctccagctgaggCCTGAGTATGAAGCCAAATGTACCCAAAAGAAGAAGAACCCTGTAACTCAG GAGATGGAGCCTTATTTGCCTCTAACTAGCCAGGCTGTTCGGTTCTGCATCTCAGGAACTACAGTGTTGTTCTGG GTATCTCTGATTATAGCTAGCATGATAGCTGTGATTGTGTATCGTCTTGCAGTGTATGCTGCCTTTGCCAGCCTCATGGAGAATACTCAGACTTTAGAACCCATCAGTGGATTACTGACACCTCAGCTGGCAACTTCAGTCACAGCCTCATGCCTGAATTTTGTCATCATCATGATACTTAATTTCTTGTATGAGAGAATAGCTATCTGGATTACTGATATGG AGATTCCCAGAACTCATCTGGAGTACGAGAACAGGCTCActatgaaaatgtttctgttccAGTTTGTCAACTACTATTCATCCTGCTTCTACGTGGCCTTCTTCAAGGGGAAGTTTGTTGGTTATCCAGGTGCATACACATACATGTTTAATCGCTGGCGAAATGAAGAG TGTGATCCTGCAGGCTGCTTGATAGAATTGACGACACAGCTCACCATAGTCATGGCTGGCAAACAGATCTGGGGAAATATCCAAGAGGCCATTGTACC CTGGATTTGCAACTGGTGGGGACGCCGGAAAGCAAGAAGTAATCCAGAAAATTTATACAGTCGCTGGGAGCAGGACCATGATCTGCAAATATTTGGAGCCTTGGGCCTATTCTATGAATATCTAGAAATGG tAATTCAGTTTGGATTTATTACTCTCTTTGTGGCCTCCTTTCCTCTGGCTCCCCTTCTTGCTCTGATGAATAATATTTTGGAGATCCGAGTAGACTCCTGGAAGTTGACCACTCAGTACAGGAGACCTGTTGCTGCCAAAGCACACAGCATAGGAGTTTGGCAAGAAATCCTGAACGGAATGGCCATCTTGTCTGTTGTCACTAAC gcttttattGTTGCATTCACATCAGATATGATTCCTCGTTTAGTTTACTACTATGCATATTCTGCAAACGAAGACTCACCTATGTCTGGATACATAAACAATAGTTTGTCAGTGTTTCAAATCTCAGATTTTCCTGACAGAAACAAGCCGAAAGTGAATCCAGATAATTTTGTCATATGCAG GTACAGAGACTATCGATATCCTCCAGATCATGAGAGGAAATATTTACACACTATGCAGTTCTGGCACATTCTTGCTGCAAAAATGGCCTTTATAATTATTATGGAG CATGTTGTATTCATCGTCAAATTCTTTGTAGCATGGATGATTCCTGATGTCCCTGCAGACGTGAAAGCCAAAATAAAACGTGAAAAGTACTTAACACAGAAAATCCTACATGAGTATGAACTTGAAAAACTGAAGGAGAAGCTGTGTCGAGGTGATACACAAGCCACGGAAAAGGAGTTCATTGCCACAGAAGGGAAAGTGGAGTTATCCAGAGCAATGTAG